The following are encoded together in the Vibrio zhugei genome:
- the aceE gene encoding pyruvate dehydrogenase (acetyl-transferring), homodimeric type, with amino-acid sequence MSDMKHDVDALETQEWLESLESVVREEGVERAQFLLEEVLGQARRDGVDMPTGTTTNYINTIPVDQEPAYPGDKTLEGRIRSIIRWNAIMIVLRASKKDLELGGHMASFQSSAAFYETCFNHFFRAPNEKDGGDLVYYQGHISPGIYSRAFVEGRLTEEQLDHFRQEVDGKGIPSYPHPKLMPEFWQFPTVSMGLAPMGSIYQARFLKYLDGRGLKDTSEQRVYAFLGDGEMDEPESRGAISFAAREKLDNLCFVVNCNLQRLDGPVMGNGKIVQELEGLFRGAGWNVVKVLWGNNWDSLLAKDTSGKLLQLMNETIDGDYQTFKSKDGAYVREHFFGKYPETAALVADWTDEEIFALKRGGHETSKMYAAFKNAQDTKGKPTVILAQTVKGYGMGDAAEGKNIAHQVKKMDMSHVLQMRDRLGLQDLVSDEEVKSLPYLKLEEGSAEYEYLHARRNALHGYTPQRRTHFDEKLQVPELEEFKPLLEEQKRDISSTMAFVRTLNTLLKNKSIGERVVPIIADEARTFGMEGLFRQIGIYNPNGQEYTPEDRGVVSYYKEATSGQVLQEGINELGAMSSWVAASTSYSTNNLPMIPFYIYYSMFGFQRVGDMAWMAGDQQARGFLVGGTAGRTTLNGEGLQHEDGHSHIQANTIPNCISYDPTFAYEVAVIVQDGIRRMYGEDQENVFYYLTLMNENYPMPAMPEGAEEGIRKGIYKLETYTGAKGKIQLMSSGTIMNEVRKAAQILSDDYGVASDIYSVTSFNEITREGQAVERHNMLHPEAEERVPYIAQVMGTEPAIAATDYMKNYAEQVRAFIPAESYKVLGTDGFGRSDSRENLRRHFEVNAEYVVVAALSELAKRGDVEKSVVAQAIKKFNIDVEKTNPLYA; translated from the coding sequence ATGTCTGATATGAAGCATGACGTAGATGCACTGGAAACTCAGGAGTGGTTAGAATCTCTTGAGTCAGTTGTACGTGAAGAAGGCGTAGAGCGTGCTCAGTTCTTACTAGAAGAAGTACTAGGACAAGCTCGCCGTGACGGTGTTGACATGCCAACAGGCACAACAACGAACTACATTAACACCATCCCGGTAGACCAAGAGCCGGCATATCCTGGTGATAAGACTCTAGAAGGTCGTATTCGCTCAATCATTCGCTGGAATGCGATCATGATCGTACTGCGTGCTTCTAAAAAAGACTTGGAATTGGGCGGTCACATGGCGTCTTTCCAATCTTCAGCGGCGTTCTATGAGACGTGTTTTAACCATTTCTTCCGTGCTCCAAATGAGAAAGATGGTGGCGATCTCGTTTACTACCAAGGTCACATCTCTCCTGGTATCTACTCACGTGCCTTTGTTGAAGGTCGTTTGACTGAAGAACAACTGGATCACTTCCGTCAAGAAGTGGACGGTAAAGGTATTCCTTCATACCCACACCCTAAATTGATGCCTGAATTCTGGCAATTCCCAACGGTTTCTATGGGTCTTGCTCCAATGGGATCAATCTACCAAGCGCGTTTCTTGAAGTACCTAGATGGCCGTGGCCTGAAAGATACCTCTGAACAGCGTGTATACGCGTTCCTTGGTGACGGTGAGATGGATGAGCCAGAATCACGTGGTGCGATTTCATTCGCGGCTCGTGAAAAACTGGACAACCTATGTTTTGTGGTTAACTGTAACCTACAGCGTCTAGACGGCCCTGTTATGGGTAACGGTAAAATCGTTCAAGAACTGGAAGGTCTATTCCGCGGTGCGGGTTGGAACGTAGTGAAAGTTCTATGGGGTAACAACTGGGATTCACTCCTAGCGAAAGACACCTCAGGTAAACTGCTTCAATTGATGAACGAAACCATTGATGGCGACTACCAAACCTTCAAATCTAAAGACGGTGCTTACGTACGTGAACACTTCTTTGGTAAATATCCAGAAACAGCGGCGCTGGTTGCTGATTGGACTGACGAAGAAATCTTCGCGTTGAAACGTGGTGGTCATGAAACATCTAAGATGTACGCGGCCTTCAAAAACGCACAAGATACCAAAGGCAAACCAACGGTTATCCTTGCTCAAACTGTAAAAGGTTACGGTATGGGTGATGCAGCTGAAGGTAAAAACATCGCGCACCAAGTTAAGAAAATGGACATGAGCCATGTTCTACAAATGCGTGATCGCCTAGGCCTACAAGATCTTGTTTCTGATGAAGAAGTGAAATCACTTCCTTACTTGAAACTGGAAGAAGGCTCTGCAGAGTACGAATACCTACACGCACGTCGTAATGCGCTACACGGTTATACGCCTCAGCGTCGTACTCACTTTGACGAAAAACTTCAAGTGCCTGAATTAGAAGAATTCAAACCACTTCTTGAAGAACAAAAACGTGATATTTCATCAACCATGGCATTCGTGCGTACGTTGAACACGTTATTGAAAAACAAGAGCATTGGTGAGCGTGTTGTGCCGATCATTGCAGATGAAGCGCGTACGTTTGGTATGGAAGGTCTATTCCGTCAAATCGGTATTTATAACCCGAATGGCCAAGAATACACACCAGAAGACCGTGGCGTTGTGTCTTACTACAAAGAAGCGACATCAGGCCAGGTTCTACAAGAAGGTATCAACGAGTTAGGTGCGATGTCTTCATGGGTTGCTGCGTCAACGTCATACAGCACCAACAACTTGCCAATGATTCCGTTCTACATCTACTACTCTATGTTCGGTTTCCAACGTGTTGGTGATATGGCATGGATGGCAGGTGACCAACAAGCACGTGGTTTCCTAGTAGGTGGTACAGCTGGTCGTACAACATTGAATGGTGAAGGTCTACAGCACGAAGATGGTCACAGCCATATTCAAGCGAATACGATCCCTAACTGTATCTCTTACGATCCAACATTTGCTTACGAAGTTGCGGTAATCGTTCAAGATGGTATTCGTCGTATGTACGGTGAAGATCAAGAAAACGTGTTCTACTACCTAACACTAATGAACGAAAACTACCCAATGCCAGCAATGCCTGAAGGTGCTGAAGAAGGGATTCGTAAAGGTATCTACAAACTAGAAACCTACACGGGCGCTAAAGGTAAGATTCAGCTAATGAGCTCAGGTACTATCATGAATGAAGTCCGTAAAGCTGCTCAGATCCTAAGCGATGATTACGGCGTGGCGTCTGACATTTACTCAGTGACGTCATTCAACGAAATCACTCGTGAAGGTCAAGCGGTTGAGCGTCATAACATGCTTCACCCAGAAGCTGAAGAGCGAGTACCATACATTGCGCAAGTTATGGGTACAGAACCAGCAATTGCTGCGACTGACTACATGAAAAACTACGCAGAGCAAGTTCGTGCTTTCATTCCTGCTGAGTCTTATAAAGTGCTTGGTACTGACGGCTTCGGTCGTTCAGATAGCCGTGAAAACCTACGTCGTCACTTCGAAGTGAATGCTGAATACGTTGTTGTTGCAGCACTAAGTGAACTTGCAAAACGCGGTGACGTTGAAAAATCTGTGGTTGCACAAGCCATTAAGAAATTCAACATCGACGTAGAAAAAACGAATCCACTATACGCTTAA
- the pdhR gene encoding pyruvate dehydrogenase complex transcriptional repressor PdhR, whose translation MAYQRIRQPKLSDVIEQELERLIVEGTLAPGHQLPPERELARQFDVSRPSVREAIQRLEAKRLLIRRQGGGTFVSENLWHNFSDPLINLLSSHPETQLDLLEARHALEGIAAYFAALRGTEEDFAVVKACLAKIGEIKDDRDVDLETPVVMEFLVAIAEAAHNVVLLHIIRSLSPLLEQNIAQNFKLLRRRPEALENVSKHRANIVDAIVSGQPEKAHEMSHSHLAYIEETLLDLGREESRRERSLRRIQQGNESQ comes from the coding sequence ATGGCTTATCAAAGGATTCGTCAGCCAAAACTTTCTGATGTCATTGAACAAGAGTTAGAAAGGCTGATTGTCGAAGGTACGCTTGCTCCCGGACACCAGTTGCCTCCTGAGCGTGAGCTGGCCCGACAATTCGATGTATCTCGACCATCCGTAAGAGAAGCTATTCAACGTTTAGAGGCGAAACGCCTTTTGATCCGCCGTCAGGGTGGGGGAACGTTTGTGAGCGAAAATTTGTGGCACAATTTTTCCGACCCTCTGATCAATTTATTGTCCAGTCACCCGGAGACTCAGCTCGATTTGTTGGAAGCACGGCATGCTTTAGAAGGCATCGCCGCTTATTTTGCAGCGTTACGGGGTACCGAAGAAGATTTTGCTGTGGTTAAAGCTTGTCTTGCTAAAATTGGTGAGATTAAAGACGACCGAGATGTGGATTTAGAAACGCCTGTGGTTATGGAGTTTTTAGTTGCCATCGCTGAAGCGGCGCATAATGTCGTTTTATTGCATATTATTCGCAGTTTGTCGCCTCTATTAGAGCAAAATATCGCACAAAACTTTAAGCTATTACGCCGACGCCCTGAGGCGTTGGAGAATGTAAGTAAACACCGAGCTAATATTGTTGATGCGATCGTTTCTGGGCAGCCTGAAAAAGCTCATGAAATGTCTCATTCGCACTTAGCTTATATTGAAGAAACATTGTTGGATTTGGGTCGGGAAGAGTCTCGTCGAGAGCGTTCTCTACGTCGAATTCAGCAGGGTAATGAGTCGCAATAG